The following coding sequences lie in one Pelobacter seleniigenes DSM 18267 genomic window:
- a CDS encoding bifunctional DedA family/phosphatase PAP2 family protein, translating into MHYLNTLLAFITHHPGLAYGAIFIISLSESLALVGLLVPGTVIMFGVGAIVATGSLSLFPVLLMAMIGAIAGDGISYWLGHHYKERLVNIWPFSRYPGMLNKGESFFHRHGGKSVLFGRFVGPVRPVIPVVAGMLGMRPVRFSVVNILSAIGWALVYILPGVFFGASLAVAGTVSTRLAVLVLIFVAGIWSLIWISRKTLSLLDRKGPAVFASLKQWTTTESLHLRTIVRPVKRLLALLIFREQGEEVLFAFLTLLLFAAGWGFLGVLQDVLAKDPLVVADQAVYHFLQSLRTPWADNAFVAVTELGDSFVNIALFCTVLLVLLVKRCHRAASFWALTVLGGLLAVQVLKWTIHLPRPVSIYDGASAFSFPSGHTTMSVVLYGFLAILIVRQIGSAWRWGLVSSVVLIAFIIGFSRLYLGAHWLSDVLGGYFIGTSWATIVGIAYLKKADKPVPKRLLAGAVIGVVLIVGGWHVTRQHKKDLSFYAPRHTMQTMALASWLTDGWRDLPAYRIDLAGEKEQPLTIQWVGSTDELTRYLLSKQWQTPSPLDLKDLLRMLSPDTPIGELPVLPRLHNGRIDVVRLVQPVDETRRWVLRLWPTDLKISENGAPVFEGTIEVQNRRHLADMILLATDSGRYGLPLTRLTEVLNGRFTMKLVNRKGDEIITENEDRRVVWHGGVLLIRRNAEPDGVPSKR; encoded by the coding sequence ATGCATTACCTGAATACGTTACTGGCCTTTATCACCCATCACCCCGGGCTGGCCTACGGCGCGATTTTCATCATCTCTCTATCTGAATCCCTGGCTTTGGTGGGACTGCTGGTGCCGGGCACGGTGATCATGTTCGGTGTCGGTGCGATTGTGGCTACAGGCAGCTTGAGCTTGTTTCCCGTTCTTCTAATGGCCATGATCGGAGCGATTGCCGGAGACGGTATCAGCTACTGGTTGGGACATCATTACAAAGAAAGGCTGGTCAATATCTGGCCGTTTTCACGCTACCCCGGAATGTTAAACAAGGGAGAATCCTTCTTTCATCGGCACGGGGGCAAGAGCGTTCTTTTCGGCCGTTTCGTGGGGCCGGTGCGTCCGGTGATACCGGTCGTGGCGGGGATGCTGGGCATGCGCCCGGTGCGTTTTAGTGTCGTCAACATTCTTTCGGCCATTGGCTGGGCGTTGGTTTATATCCTGCCGGGGGTCTTTTTCGGAGCATCTCTTGCGGTGGCCGGGACCGTCAGTACCAGATTGGCCGTGCTCGTGTTGATATTCGTGGCCGGGATATGGAGCCTCATCTGGATATCCCGCAAGACCCTGTCTCTATTAGACCGCAAAGGACCGGCGGTTTTTGCCAGCTTGAAGCAATGGACAACGACGGAATCTCTACATCTACGGACAATAGTCCGGCCAGTTAAACGACTTCTTGCACTCCTGATTTTTCGCGAACAAGGAGAAGAAGTGCTGTTCGCATTTTTAACTCTGCTCCTATTTGCCGCAGGATGGGGCTTTTTGGGTGTGTTGCAGGATGTTCTGGCAAAAGACCCGCTGGTTGTCGCGGACCAGGCGGTATACCACTTTCTTCAATCTCTTCGTACCCCGTGGGCAGATAATGCCTTTGTCGCGGTTACCGAGTTGGGCGATTCGTTCGTCAATATCGCTCTGTTCTGCACAGTCCTGCTTGTTCTGCTTGTGAAACGCTGCCACCGGGCGGCGTCTTTTTGGGCTTTAACGGTTCTCGGAGGACTCCTGGCTGTTCAAGTGCTCAAGTGGACAATTCACTTGCCGCGCCCCGTGTCTATTTACGACGGGGCCTCCGCCTTTAGCTTCCCCAGTGGGCACACAACCATGAGTGTGGTTCTTTATGGGTTTCTGGCCATCTTGATCGTCAGACAGATTGGTTCTGCCTGGCGGTGGGGATTGGTCTCCAGCGTTGTACTCATTGCCTTTATCATCGGATTTTCGCGACTCTATCTGGGCGCACACTGGCTTTCCGATGTGTTGGGCGGCTATTTCATTGGTACGAGCTGGGCGACTATAGTCGGTATCGCCTACCTGAAAAAGGCGGATAAACCTGTGCCCAAGCGCCTGCTGGCTGGAGCCGTCATAGGCGTCGTTCTCATTGTCGGTGGATGGCATGTGACCCGGCAGCATAAAAAGGATCTGTCGTTTTATGCTCCACGCCACACGATGCAAACCATGGCGCTTGCATCGTGGCTGACTGATGGATGGCGAGACCTTCCCGCCTATCGGATTGACCTGGCGGGCGAAAAGGAGCAGCCCCTTACCATTCAGTGGGTGGGATCGACCGACGAGCTGACCCGGTATCTCTTATCCAAACAATGGCAAACACCGTCGCCGCTGGACCTCAAAGACCTCCTGAGGATGCTTTCTCCAGACACGCCGATTGGAGAACTGCCGGTGTTGCCTCGTTTGCATAATGGCCGAATCGATGTGGTGCGCCTTGTTCAGCCCGTCGACGAAACGCGTCGATGGGTGCTGAGACTCTGGCCTACGGATTTAAAGATATCGGAAAATGGCGCTCCCGTTTTCGAGGGGACGATAGAGGTGCAAAACCGGCGGCACCTTGCCGACATGATTCTTCTGGCGACGGATTCCGGCAGGTATGGCTTGCCTTTGACGAGGCTGACGGAAGTACTCAACGGGCGATTCACCATGAAACTGGTGAATCGTAAGGGTGACGAGATTATCACTGAGAACGAGGATCGTAGAGTGGTCTGGCATGGCGGAGTTCTACTCATACGCCGAAATGCCGAGCCCGATGGAGTTCCAAGCAAACGATGA
- a CDS encoding TolC family protein: MKREYSRPRQSLKKWARYWRHAVVFLFLVTVSGCAAYRPMPITEEAVRARLQSPDMGQVRALAREIKHPILHPVELKADEGLSPNGAAVLAVLLNPSLRAIRDQRALSDAQILDAGLLPNPELTYSLDVPTGGDTAGRVNAFGLGLDWNVTSLITRASKVREAKARGEAVDLDIAWREWQVAQGAKAAVYQLSSLRSQIALLEQVHKQAVENLAYVRNAVSNGFMTASDLNSIRTVNSSVNERLLSLEKQADQQRLNLLRLMGLPTDSQIHLRKNLSLPSRIILPNMSLIDGLEQRRLDLLALRRGYDSQEAAVRAAVLEQFPKITIGPTFSRDTDNIRTTGFGLNIGLPIFNQGQGKIAVERATRKKLYDEYITRVFEARSDIKQVESGIRFLNEQIAAAQATEADLGKLEEDYRTALADGRADALVYYRTWTDLIDAQIKIVDLKGQLAQAVVALELATGFFEIPGPDKSSEAVSIKSSVEKEQ; this comes from the coding sequence ATGAAACGTGAATATTCCCGACCAAGACAATCTCTTAAAAAATGGGCACGCTACTGGCGGCATGCAGTCGTTTTTTTGTTCCTTGTTACCGTCAGTGGCTGTGCCGCATACCGCCCAATGCCCATCACCGAGGAGGCGGTTCGCGCCAGGTTGCAGTCTCCCGACATGGGACAGGTGCGAGCGCTTGCGCGTGAAATCAAGCATCCGATTCTCCACCCGGTCGAGTTGAAGGCGGATGAGGGACTCTCCCCTAACGGCGCGGCCGTTCTGGCGGTTTTGTTGAATCCATCCCTGCGTGCGATTCGCGATCAAAGAGCACTGTCGGACGCACAGATTCTTGATGCAGGTTTATTGCCTAATCCGGAGTTGACATACAGCCTTGACGTGCCGACAGGCGGCGACACGGCAGGCAGGGTAAACGCATTTGGGCTCGGGTTGGACTGGAATGTGACGTCGCTTATCACCAGGGCTTCAAAAGTGCGTGAGGCAAAGGCCCGAGGGGAGGCTGTCGATTTGGATATCGCCTGGCGGGAGTGGCAGGTGGCCCAGGGGGCGAAGGCAGCCGTCTACCAATTGTCGAGCCTGCGGAGTCAAATTGCGCTGCTTGAACAAGTCCATAAACAGGCGGTGGAAAACCTGGCGTATGTCCGGAACGCCGTCTCGAACGGTTTCATGACCGCAAGCGATTTGAATTCAATCCGGACCGTCAATTCAAGCGTGAATGAGCGGCTGCTCTCGCTTGAGAAACAGGCCGATCAACAACGCCTGAACCTGCTGCGATTGATGGGACTTCCGACTGACTCGCAGATCCATTTGCGTAAAAACCTATCACTGCCGTCCAGGATCATCTTGCCGAATATGTCTTTAATCGACGGGCTTGAGCAAAGGCGATTGGATCTTCTCGCATTACGGCGGGGGTATGACAGTCAAGAAGCTGCGGTTCGAGCGGCCGTGTTGGAGCAGTTCCCAAAGATCACTATCGGCCCTACGTTCAGCAGGGATACAGACAACATACGGACAACCGGATTCGGCCTAAACATTGGGTTGCCGATCTTTAACCAAGGCCAGGGAAAAATAGCGGTTGAGCGGGCAACTCGCAAGAAGCTTTACGATGAGTACATAACCCGTGTTTTTGAAGCCCGCTCAGATATTAAACAAGTTGAATCCGGTATTCGTTTCTTGAACGAGCAGATTGCCGCCGCCCAGGCAACGGAAGCAGATCTTGGGAAGCTGGAGGAAGACTACCGCACCGCTTTGGCCGATGGACGAGCCGATGCCCTGGTCTATTACCGTACATGGACTGATCTGATCGATGCGCAGATAAAAATTGTTGATCTTAAAGGGCAACTGGCCCAGGCCGTGGTCGCGCTCGAACTGGCGACAGGCTTTTTTGAAATTCCTGGACCTGACAAATCGTCTGAAGCGGTATCGATAAAGTCCAGTGTGGAGAAAGAACAATGA
- a CDS encoding undecaprenyl-diphosphatase, with translation MTTSLNIEIFTWIHSGAGTRPLLDGLAVFFAEGGPFILAILFVALWFIAGNQRKIILLEATWAAVLGLVVNQIIGLFYFHPRPYMVGLCDPLFAHGPETSFPSDHATLMFAAAFYLLFTRRSTVFGFSLLAIALFTAWGRVYSGIHFPFDMIGSLVVGSMSAWFVRFSVTPLRPLNERFIHIFNQAAGRLFGKSKRPAERL, from the coding sequence ATGACAACGAGTCTCAATATAGAAATCTTCACCTGGATTCATTCCGGTGCTGGAACACGTCCACTGTTGGACGGCCTGGCCGTCTTTTTTGCTGAAGGCGGTCCCTTTATTTTGGCGATTCTATTTGTCGCGCTGTGGTTCATTGCAGGCAACCAAAGAAAAATAATCCTACTTGAGGCGACCTGGGCGGCGGTTCTCGGCCTGGTTGTCAACCAGATTATCGGTCTCTTCTATTTTCACCCGCGCCCATACATGGTCGGTCTCTGCGATCCGCTTTTTGCCCACGGGCCGGAAACCTCCTTTCCCAGCGACCACGCCACGCTCATGTTCGCCGCTGCGTTTTATCTGCTTTTCACCCGGCGTAGTACTGTCTTCGGTTTTTCGTTGTTGGCAATCGCATTGTTTACCGCCTGGGGACGGGTATATTCGGGCATCCATTTTCCCTTCGACATGATCGGCAGTTTGGTCGTTGGTTCCATGAGCGCCTGGTTCGTGCGCTTTTCAGTAACACCGCTAAGACCATTGAACGAACGATTCATCCATATCTTTAATCAGGCTGCAGGTCGACTTTTTGGAAAGAGCAAGCGCCCTGCGGAGAGGCTATAA
- a CDS encoding efflux RND transporter periplasmic adaptor subunit, giving the protein MKRKNYITLALVAAIIGLGAYALLHFEPGETVAGKTASDSSSAPESLISTAYPTKRTFPLQVHWVGTVESQASIELAALVAGRVESIDAEDQRPVKMGQSVIRLGGPQIEDTRARLTAQIESLETQVQLSQETLVRLEENLKTRLATKDQVAAAQEAKVRLETQLRDARLNLTTLNRQSRITASMKGIFTNRRVSVGQGVAAGQVIGDVIDTDRLRVKASLFPPRDLELQGREAAIRLSESQTITGIVRQVLPMASGTGAVTVWIEGPQIDAQLRPGQTVGGEIVAQSKSGVLAVPESAIVYDPQDHPFLFVGKDGTYERLSIQTGMTQDGWIEVLSGLKEDQLVVVRGAYELFYRKFNEQFKVQD; this is encoded by the coding sequence ATGAAGCGTAAAAATTATATCACCCTGGCGCTGGTGGCCGCGATCATCGGCTTGGGAGCCTATGCCCTTTTGCACTTCGAACCCGGGGAGACGGTCGCCGGAAAAACCGCCTCCGATTCATCATCCGCCCCCGAGTCGCTGATCAGCACCGCGTATCCTACTAAGCGCACTTTCCCGCTTCAGGTTCATTGGGTCGGCACAGTGGAATCACAGGCGTCCATCGAATTGGCCGCTCTCGTGGCTGGGCGGGTCGAGAGCATCGATGCCGAGGATCAACGCCCTGTCAAAATGGGCCAATCCGTAATCCGACTGGGAGGCCCCCAAATCGAAGATACCCGCGCCAGACTCACGGCTCAGATCGAATCCCTGGAAACGCAGGTTCAACTTAGCCAGGAAACACTTGTGCGCCTTGAAGAGAACCTCAAGACCCGGTTGGCGACCAAGGACCAGGTGGCTGCGGCGCAAGAAGCGAAGGTCAGGCTGGAGACGCAGTTGCGCGATGCGCGGTTGAACCTGACAACCTTAAACCGGCAAAGCCGTATAACTGCGTCCATGAAGGGGATATTTACCAACCGGCGGGTTAGCGTGGGGCAGGGAGTAGCCGCAGGTCAAGTTATCGGCGACGTCATCGACACGGATCGGTTGCGAGTCAAAGCATCACTTTTTCCCCCACGGGACCTTGAGTTGCAAGGCAGGGAGGCGGCTATTCGCCTCAGTGAAAGCCAAACCATCACAGGCATTGTCCGGCAAGTTCTCCCGATGGCTTCCGGCACAGGGGCTGTGACTGTGTGGATTGAAGGCCCGCAAATAGACGCGCAACTGCGACCTGGTCAAACAGTCGGTGGGGAAATCGTGGCTCAATCGAAGTCCGGCGTCCTGGCTGTACCGGAATCGGCAATCGTTTATGATCCCCAGGACCATCCATTTTTATTTGTGGGTAAAGACGGTACCTATGAGCGGCTCAGCATCCAAACAGGAATGACGCAAGACGGCTGGATCGAGGTTCTTTCCGGCTTGAAAGAGGACCAGTTGGTTGTTGTCAGGGGAGCTTATGAGCTTTTCTACCGAAAATTCAATGAACAGTTCAAGGTGCAGGATTAA
- a CDS encoding efflux RND transporter permease subunit, which translates to MRKFLQLTIANPIAVLLFVVVVAWGGIFALLHLPVGLFPGLDVPVVNVISHDPGTASEDMELLITRPIEDRIRAIPGVRRVSSTSVEGISQITAEFAWGTRLTDARQLVQAELSSVQSDLPANVTPRLENIGTTLQEVAGYVVYGAGNPVNLRTTVQLNLASRLMGVEGVSRVEVLGGDEPAFVVHVRPEALARAHLTISDVTAALARYNQVAAADYITRGSREYLIRGDSRLQTISDVLSVPVVENGANSVLLKDIATVTSGRVPRHYTVHGNGLPAVSFVVFKQPNASTIDVVRGVDRELKDFRSLLPQGAQVRKFYDQSDIVTEARDSLFHDLIVGALLAAAVLFFFMGTVRATLIVTATIPITLLATLALMQAFGQTLNVITLSALTLAVGMVVDDAIVVAENVVRHLQATGDRQSASLDGAAEIAGPDASGTFTTVAAFAPLLFLGGIAGLFVRPFGLVVSVALLASLIVSLTFVPMMFGRIGSTGQRRAVGSRLLTRIDAGLRKTLQFAFAHRGLSVVAGVMMLGLGGLAAWLGPIGVLPPIDEGALLIEYVMPPGTSLQESNRIGDILERTALAQPDIETVQRRTGSPASGFQIEGVNKGEMVMKLVPRGSRHYTVEQIFDHLRASYSKIPGVAFLYHQPTQEKMDESLSGLPAMFGVTIFGPDMNELVSLAGQVEKVMAQDSTIANIVNNTKIKSPQIIVRPNPVELARVGLSPADIFETIQAGRFGVQATTILHQRQQVQVLVKSNVPSDSTIDWLRDLTIPTASGQAVPLKTVADIQITHLPAAVTRLNGEREITILAEVDGSISAAVSRLQQRFSSISLPDGYSIAFTGQYQVLQRTIMDFVLIGLAAVILIYLLMAMQFHSFLQPLIILVTIPVALVGAIVVLALTQVGLDVSVGMGALTLIGIAVNNAIVLLDYTNQQINAGHTISAALQEAASIRLRPILMTAITTIFALIPVAVNPAVGSRIFQPFAITVIGGFYHPPLPPWFWFLCLGPFFHANGNSRGCEF; encoded by the coding sequence ATGCGTAAGTTTCTCCAACTGACTATCGCCAATCCCATCGCGGTCCTTCTGTTTGTCGTCGTTGTCGCCTGGGGAGGCATTTTCGCACTGCTGCATCTGCCCGTGGGGCTGTTTCCGGGACTGGATGTGCCGGTGGTCAATGTAATCTCTCACGATCCCGGCACCGCGTCCGAGGACATGGAGCTGCTCATCACCCGCCCAATCGAGGACCGTATTCGTGCAATTCCTGGTGTGCGGCGCGTATCCTCAACCTCGGTCGAGGGGATTTCTCAGATTACCGCCGAGTTCGCCTGGGGGACCCGGTTGACCGACGCTCGGCAGCTTGTCCAGGCGGAGCTTTCGTCCGTGCAAAGCGATCTACCGGCTAACGTTACGCCACGTCTGGAAAATATCGGGACCACGCTTCAAGAGGTCGCTGGTTACGTTGTTTACGGCGCGGGAAACCCGGTTAATCTCCGTACCACAGTGCAGTTGAATCTCGCCAGTCGCCTGATGGGCGTGGAAGGAGTATCCCGAGTGGAGGTGCTGGGCGGTGATGAGCCGGCGTTTGTCGTTCACGTCCGCCCCGAGGCGTTGGCCCGTGCCCATTTGACTATCAGTGATGTGACAGCCGCGCTGGCCAGGTATAACCAGGTGGCAGCAGCCGACTACATAACCAGAGGGTCGCGGGAGTACCTTATTCGCGGTGACAGTCGACTGCAGACCATCTCCGATGTTCTCTCGGTGCCAGTGGTTGAAAATGGTGCCAACTCCGTTCTTCTCAAAGATATCGCAACCGTTACGTCGGGGCGCGTACCGCGTCATTATACCGTGCATGGAAATGGCTTGCCTGCGGTTTCGTTTGTTGTCTTTAAGCAGCCTAATGCCAGCACAATTGATGTAGTGCGCGGCGTTGATCGTGAACTGAAGGATTTTCGGTCCCTTTTGCCTCAAGGTGCCCAAGTTCGAAAGTTTTACGATCAGTCCGATATCGTGACCGAGGCACGCGATTCCCTTTTTCATGATCTGATTGTCGGTGCATTGCTTGCCGCCGCTGTGCTTTTTTTCTTTATGGGAACGGTGCGGGCAACCTTGATCGTCACTGCGACCATTCCTATCACGCTGCTGGCAACCCTGGCGCTGATGCAGGCATTCGGCCAGACTCTCAATGTGATCACCCTCTCGGCACTCACGCTGGCGGTCGGCATGGTGGTCGACGATGCCATCGTGGTGGCCGAAAACGTGGTGCGACATCTACAGGCAACAGGAGACCGTCAGTCCGCCAGCCTGGATGGAGCTGCGGAAATCGCGGGACCGGATGCCTCGGGAACTTTCACTACGGTGGCTGCATTTGCGCCCCTGCTTTTTCTCGGAGGGATAGCCGGTCTTTTCGTGCGGCCATTCGGACTGGTGGTCAGTGTGGCCTTGCTGGCTTCGCTCATCGTCTCCTTGACCTTCGTGCCGATGATGTTTGGCCGCATCGGTTCGACCGGACAGCGTCGCGCTGTCGGTTCACGTCTGTTGACCCGTATCGACGCGGGTCTGCGAAAGACGCTCCAATTTGCCTTTGCCCACCGGGGCCTGAGTGTGGTGGCGGGCGTCATGATGCTTGGACTTGGGGGCCTTGCCGCATGGCTGGGGCCGATCGGTGTCTTGCCGCCAATCGACGAGGGAGCCCTTCTGATCGAATACGTTATGCCGCCGGGCACATCGCTCCAGGAAAGTAATCGCATCGGCGATATCCTGGAGCGTACAGCTCTCGCCCAGCCTGACATTGAAACCGTACAACGCCGCACTGGTTCACCGGCGAGCGGATTCCAGATCGAAGGTGTAAACAAGGGGGAGATGGTCATGAAACTTGTTCCACGTGGCAGCCGTCACTATACCGTAGAACAGATCTTCGACCATTTGCGTGCCTCCTATAGCAAAATACCCGGTGTGGCATTTTTGTATCATCAACCGACCCAAGAAAAGATGGACGAGAGCCTTTCCGGTTTACCGGCCATGTTCGGCGTGACCATATTCGGCCCCGACATGAATGAATTGGTGTCTTTAGCCGGGCAAGTTGAAAAGGTAATGGCTCAAGACTCAACGATTGCCAACATCGTGAACAACACAAAAATCAAGAGTCCTCAGATCATTGTCCGGCCGAATCCGGTTGAATTGGCCCGCGTCGGCCTTTCTCCGGCTGATATTTTTGAAACGATCCAGGCAGGCCGGTTTGGGGTTCAGGCCACAACCATCCTTCACCAGCGGCAACAGGTGCAGGTCCTGGTTAAAAGCAATGTCCCTTCCGATAGCACGATTGATTGGCTGAGAGATCTCACCATCCCTACGGCATCGGGGCAAGCCGTTCCACTTAAAACAGTGGCTGATATTCAAATTACGCATTTGCCTGCGGCTGTAACACGCCTCAACGGAGAACGTGAAATCACCATTCTGGCTGAAGTTGATGGGAGTATTTCTGCCGCTGTGAGTCGGCTTCAACAGAGGTTTTCGTCAATCTCTCTTCCGGATGGATATAGTATCGCCTTCACTGGTCAGTACCAGGTTCTCCAGCGCACGATAATGGACTTCGTCCTGATCGGGCTGGCGGCTGTAATATTGATATATCTCCTCATGGCCATGCAATTTCATTCTTTTTTACAGCCACTTATTATCCTGGTGACCATTCCTGTCGCCCTTGTTGGAGCAATCGTGGTTCTTGCGCTCACCCAGGTCGGACTGGACGTTTCTGTAGGCATGGGGGCTCTCACACTCATAGGCATCGCTGTCAACAACGCTATTGTGCTGCTTGATTACACTAATCAACAGATCAACGCCGGGCATACGATCTCCGCTGCGCTCCAGGAAGCCGCTTCCATCCGTCTTCGACCTATCCTTATGACGGCTATAACTACAATTTTCGCGTTGATCCCGGTTGCGGTGAACCCCGCCGTTGGCTCGCGGATATTCCAACCATTTGCAATAACCGTAATCGGGGGCTTCTATCATCCACCGTTGCCACCCTGGTTCTGGTTCCTGTGCTTAGGACCTTTCTTTCACGCCAATGGAAATAGCAGAGGATGTGAATTTTGA
- a CDS encoding MFS transporter — MSTNTPFKRIPISIWALGLVSMFMDISSEMIHSLLPLFLVGTLGASTVVVGLIEGLAESTALIVKVFSGAFSDYLGKRKGLAVFGYSLGALTKPLFAIAPTAGVVFTARILDRVGKGVRGAPRDALVADIAPVEVRGAAFGLRQSLDTVGAFLGPLMAVGLMLLWANDFRAVFWVAVIPGMIAVVLLLFGVREPERHVGGKRTNPIRRDNLKRLTGAYWWVVGIGAVFTLARFSEAFLVLRAQQGGIPVAYVPLVMMGMNVVYSGSAYPFGRLSDRMNHGKLLSLGLMVLIAADLVLAANDHWLTVAVGVSLWGFHMGITQGLLATMVADTAPVDLRGTAFGFFNLVSGIAMLIASVTAGLLWDRFGASFTFYAGAAFAVLALMGLALYAWRQRQLSEVSR, encoded by the coding sequence ATGAGCACGAACACCCCTTTTAAGCGTATCCCGATCAGTATTTGGGCTCTTGGCTTGGTGAGCATGTTCATGGACATCTCGTCCGAGATGATCCACAGCCTGCTTCCCCTATTTCTGGTTGGCACCTTGGGTGCCAGTACGGTCGTTGTTGGTCTGATCGAAGGTTTGGCCGAGTCCACAGCCCTCATTGTCAAAGTCTTCTCCGGCGCATTCAGCGACTATCTGGGCAAGCGCAAGGGGCTGGCTGTATTTGGTTATTCCTTGGGCGCGTTGACCAAGCCGTTGTTTGCCATCGCGCCGACTGCGGGTGTCGTCTTCACGGCACGAATACTGGATCGAGTGGGGAAAGGTGTGCGTGGCGCTCCGCGCGATGCACTGGTTGCGGACATCGCGCCAGTCGAGGTGCGCGGTGCGGCATTCGGCCTGCGCCAATCACTCGACACAGTGGGTGCGTTCCTTGGCCCTCTGATGGCGGTCGGCCTGATGCTGCTCTGGGCCAATGACTTCCGGGCCGTGTTTTGGGTTGCTGTCATCCCAGGCATGATCGCTGTCGTTCTGCTTCTGTTCGGTGTACGCGAACCGGAGCGGCACGTCGGCGGGAAACGCACCAATCCGATTCGTCGTGACAACCTCAAGCGCCTGACGGGTGCGTACTGGTGGGTGGTCGGTATCGGTGCGGTGTTCACTTTGGCGCGGTTCAGTGAAGCATTCCTGGTGCTTCGCGCCCAACAGGGAGGTATTCCAGTCGCCTATGTCCCGCTGGTGATGATGGGCATGAACGTGGTCTATTCGGGATCAGCCTATCCGTTTGGCAGGCTGTCGGATCGAATGAACCACGGCAAGTTGCTATCGCTGGGCTTGATGGTCCTGATCGCAGCCGATCTGGTTTTGGCCGCAAATGATCATTGGCTCACTGTGGCTGTCGGAGTGTCCTTGTGGGGCTTTCACATGGGAATTACCCAGGGATTGCTTGCGACCATGGTTGCCGATACCGCTCCTGTGGATCTGCGTGGCACCGCCTTCGGTTTTTTTAACCTAGTCAGCGGCATCGCCATGTTGATCGCCAGCGTCACCGCAGGGCTCCTCTGGGACCGCTTTGGCGCATCCTTCACTTTCTATGCGGGGGCGGCTTTCGCAGTGCTGGCGCTGATGGGTCTTGCCCTTTACGCATGGCGACAGCGACAACTTTCAGAGGTGTCTCGATGA
- a CDS encoding DedA family protein: MFHQFIVWLSHTVGEWGYPGIVMLMALESSFFPFPSEVVIPPAAYLAASGKMNIGMVIFCGTLGSLLGAVFNYWIAMKFGRPFFEKYGRYLLVSHHSLEKADRFFDRHGHISTFIGRLLPGIRQYISLPAGLARMGVFTFCVATALGAGLWVLVLAGLGFWFGRNEQLVLQNLQWVTLMLIAGCGVIVFFYWRKWQSRPRRIQGSSE, translated from the coding sequence ATGTTTCATCAATTCATTGTTTGGTTGTCTCATACCGTTGGTGAGTGGGGGTATCCCGGCATTGTCATGCTCATGGCCCTGGAATCGTCGTTTTTCCCATTTCCCAGCGAGGTGGTGATCCCACCGGCCGCCTATCTTGCGGCAAGCGGAAAAATGAATATCGGGATGGTCATTTTTTGCGGCACGCTGGGCAGCCTGCTGGGGGCTGTGTTCAACTACTGGATCGCCATGAAGTTCGGGAGACCGTTCTTTGAAAAGTACGGGCGATACCTGCTGGTCAGCCACCATTCTCTGGAAAAGGCTGACCGTTTTTTTGACCGCCATGGGCATATCAGCACATTTATCGGTCGGCTGTTGCCGGGAATCCGCCAATACATCTCGTTACCGGCGGGATTGGCTCGCATGGGTGTCTTTACCTTTTGCGTCGCAACGGCGTTAGGCGCTGGGTTATGGGTGCTGGTGTTGGCCGGTTTGGGGTTCTGGTTTGGCCGTAACGAACAGCTCGTGTTGCAAAATCTGCAATGGGTCACTTTGATGTTGATAGCGGGGTGCGGCGTTATTGTGTTTTTCTATTGGCGCAAATGGCAAAGCCGCCCCAGACGGATTCAGGGGAGTTCAGAATAA